The Afipia massiliensis genome has a segment encoding these proteins:
- a CDS encoding crotonase/enoyl-CoA hydratase family protein, producing the protein MSATSDRITVSMSEGVADVRLVRADKMNALDAAMFNALVDTAARLKNEKGLRAVVLSGEGRAFCAGLDMGRFSAMGDGSSDLRDLAKRTHGLTNHSQQAVWGWRQLPVPVIAAVHGVAFGGGFQLALGADMRFLAPDARMSIMEIKWGLVPDMAGTPILASLVRDDILRDLTFTGRIFSAQEAMSYGLATRICDDPRSVALETARDIAGKSPDAIRAIKRMLNSLSTSNPGPALLAESVEQMKLMGTPNQTEAVRANIEKRAPKFADGSN; encoded by the coding sequence ATGTCCGCCACCAGCGATCGCATTACGGTTTCGATGTCGGAGGGTGTGGCCGACGTTCGTCTGGTCCGCGCCGACAAGATGAATGCGCTGGATGCAGCGATGTTCAATGCGCTGGTCGACACGGCAGCTCGGCTCAAGAACGAAAAGGGGCTGCGCGCAGTGGTGCTGTCCGGCGAAGGCCGTGCGTTCTGCGCAGGTCTCGATATGGGGCGGTTTTCCGCGATGGGCGACGGCAGCAGTGATCTGCGTGATCTTGCCAAGCGCACGCACGGCCTCACCAATCATTCGCAGCAGGCAGTCTGGGGCTGGCGGCAGTTGCCGGTGCCGGTAATCGCTGCCGTGCACGGCGTTGCGTTCGGCGGCGGCTTCCAGCTCGCCCTCGGCGCCGACATGCGCTTCCTCGCTCCGGACGCGCGCATGTCGATCATGGAAATCAAATGGGGGCTGGTGCCAGATATGGCGGGAACACCGATTCTCGCCAGCCTGGTCCGCGACGATATCCTGCGCGACCTGACCTTCACCGGCCGGATTTTCTCCGCGCAGGAGGCCATGAGCTACGGCCTTGCGACACGGATCTGCGACGATCCTCGTTCGGTTGCGCTCGAGACCGCGCGCGACATTGCCGGCAAGAGCCCGGACGCCATCCGCGCCATCAAGCGGATGCTGAACAGCCTGTCCACCAGCAATCCCGGACCGGCGTTGCTGGCGGAATCGGTGGAGCAGATGAAACTCATGGGAACGCCCAACCAGACCGAGGCGGTGCGCGCCAACATCGAAAAACGCGCGCCGAAATTTGCTGACGGCTCGAACTGA
- a CDS encoding O-acetylhomoserine aminocarboxypropyltransferase has protein sequence MAAPKPPAFDTLSLHAGQHPDPVTGSRAVPIHQTTSYVFQDADHAAALFNLERAGHIYTRISNPTIAVLEERLAALENGVGAVCTASGMAAMHLAIVTLLGAGDHIVASASLYGGTINLLTHTLPRFGITTTFVKPRDLDALRAAIKPNTRLVIGETIGNPGLEVLDIPAVAKIAHDAGIPLLIDNTFATPYLARPIEMGADIVMNSITKWIGGHGIAIGGVIVDGGHFDWEKSGKFPTLTTPYAGYHGIVFSEEFGPQAFIMRARAEGLRDFGACMSPTNAFQILQGAETLHVRMQRHVENAAAVLTFLTANKAVEWVLHPSLESHPDHALAKQLLPRGAGSIITFGIKGGRDAGRKFIEALKLVSHVANVGDAKTLVIHPASTTHQQMNAEQLKVAGIGEELIRLSIGIEAADDIIGDLGQALRFSQKA, from the coding sequence ATGGCAGCGCCAAAACCTCCTGCGTTCGACACGCTCAGCCTGCATGCGGGCCAGCATCCCGATCCGGTCACGGGCTCGCGCGCCGTTCCGATCCATCAGACGACGTCCTACGTGTTTCAGGATGCGGACCATGCGGCCGCGTTGTTCAACCTGGAACGCGCCGGACACATCTATACCCGCATTTCCAATCCGACCATTGCGGTGCTGGAAGAACGCCTCGCCGCACTTGAAAACGGCGTCGGCGCGGTCTGCACCGCCAGCGGCATGGCGGCGATGCATCTGGCCATCGTGACGCTTCTCGGCGCGGGCGATCACATCGTAGCCTCCGCTTCGCTGTATGGCGGCACCATCAACCTGCTGACGCACACACTTCCACGCTTCGGCATCACCACGACCTTCGTCAAGCCGCGTGATCTCGACGCCCTCCGCGCCGCGATCAAGCCGAACACCAGGCTCGTGATCGGCGAAACCATCGGCAATCCCGGCCTCGAAGTGCTCGACATCCCGGCGGTTGCGAAAATCGCGCACGACGCCGGTATCCCGCTTCTGATCGACAATACGTTTGCGACGCCCTACCTCGCCCGCCCGATCGAGATGGGCGCAGATATCGTCATGAACTCGATCACCAAATGGATCGGCGGCCACGGCATCGCGATCGGCGGCGTGATCGTCGACGGCGGTCACTTCGACTGGGAGAAATCCGGCAAGTTCCCGACACTGACCACGCCCTATGCCGGCTATCACGGCATCGTCTTCAGCGAAGAATTCGGGCCGCAGGCCTTCATCATGCGCGCCCGCGCCGAGGGTCTGCGCGATTTCGGCGCCTGCATGTCACCCACCAATGCCTTCCAGATCCTGCAAGGCGCGGAGACGCTGCATGTCCGCATGCAACGTCATGTCGAGAACGCCGCTGCCGTGCTGACTTTCCTCACCGCGAACAAAGCCGTCGAGTGGGTGCTGCATCCCTCGCTCGAGAGCCACCCCGACCATGCGCTGGCGAAACAACTGCTGCCGCGCGGCGCGGGTTCGATCATCACCTTCGGCATCAAGGGCGGACGCGACGCTGGACGCAAGTTCATCGAGGCGCTGAAACTCGTCAGCCATGTCGCCAATGTCGGTGACGCCAAGACGCTGGTTATCCATCCCGCCAGCACGACGCATCAGCAGATGAACGCAGAGCAGTTGAAGGTCGCAGGCATCGGCGAAGAACTCATTCGCCTCTCCATCGGCATCGAAGCCGCTGACGACATCATCGGCGACCTCGGCCAGGCGCTTCGCTTTTCGCAGAAAGCTTGA
- a CDS encoding amidase: MGSSEELVQATACDIVERLRKNDITPHDLLDALESRIHKVDGQVNALPTLCFDRARAHADRLMKKPVGERGLLAGMPVPIKDLTDVAGVLTTQGSPIFKNSIATKSNIVVENLEMNGAVIYAKSNTPEFGAGAQTFNEVFGATLNPWNLSRSASGSSGGAAAALATGTAWLAHGTDVGGSLRNPASFCGVVGMRPSIGRVAHSQAAKIDRTLSADGPMARNVEDLALMLDAMSGEHPGDPLSLPVLPTSFLAAARSGKKPKRIAYSANLGISPVDPEVAEITRKAAQRFAEAGVIVEEAHPDFSEAVACAHVLRAYDYVLTKGKLLKQHRDQLKPEVIWNIEEGLKLTLADIERAEAQRVTLTNRALAFFETYDLLLCPTTIVAPFPVEQRYLAECNGVKFDNYVGWLAMVSAITVACCPAMSIPCGFTREGLPVGLQIVAAPRGEARVLAGGKLLETILGLGALTPIDPRPGT, translated from the coding sequence GTGGGATCCAGTGAAGAACTCGTGCAGGCGACGGCCTGCGACATTGTCGAGCGGCTGCGCAAAAACGACATTACGCCCCACGATCTGCTCGACGCGCTGGAATCCCGAATTCACAAAGTCGATGGTCAGGTCAACGCCCTGCCCACGCTCTGCTTCGACCGTGCCCGCGCCCATGCCGACCGGCTGATGAAGAAGCCCGTCGGCGAGCGCGGCCTGCTCGCCGGTATGCCGGTGCCAATCAAGGATCTGACAGACGTCGCGGGCGTGCTCACCACACAGGGCTCGCCGATCTTCAAGAACAGCATCGCGACAAAATCCAACATCGTCGTCGAAAATCTCGAGATGAACGGCGCGGTGATCTACGCCAAATCCAACACGCCGGAATTCGGCGCGGGCGCGCAGACCTTCAACGAGGTCTTCGGCGCGACGCTCAATCCGTGGAACCTGTCACGCTCGGCGTCCGGGTCGTCCGGCGGCGCTGCGGCGGCGCTCGCAACCGGCACCGCATGGCTCGCCCACGGCACCGATGTGGGCGGATCGCTCCGCAATCCGGCCAGTTTCTGCGGCGTCGTCGGCATGCGCCCCAGCATCGGCCGCGTCGCCCATTCCCAAGCCGCAAAGATCGACCGTACGCTCAGCGCCGACGGGCCGATGGCCCGCAATGTTGAAGATCTCGCGCTGATGCTGGACGCGATGTCGGGCGAGCATCCCGGAGATCCGCTATCCCTGCCCGTTCTGCCAACATCCTTTCTCGCCGCCGCCCGCTCCGGCAAAAAGCCAAAGCGCATCGCCTATTCCGCCAATCTCGGGATTTCACCGGTCGATCCGGAAGTCGCCGAGATCACGCGCAAGGCCGCGCAACGATTTGCCGAAGCCGGCGTGATCGTCGAGGAAGCCCACCCGGATTTCAGCGAGGCGGTTGCATGCGCGCACGTGCTGCGGGCCTACGACTACGTGCTGACCAAGGGAAAACTCCTCAAGCAGCACCGCGATCAGTTGAAGCCGGAGGTGATCTGGAACATCGAGGAAGGCCTCAAGCTGACGCTGGCCGATATCGAACGTGCCGAGGCGCAGCGCGTCACGCTCACCAATCGCGCCCTCGCCTTCTTCGAGACCTACGATCTGCTGCTGTGCCCGACCACCATTGTCGCGCCGTTCCCGGTCGAACAGCGTTATCTCGCCGAATGCAACGGCGTCAAATTCGACAACTACGTCGGCTGGCTCGCGATGGTGTCGGCGATCACGGTTGCCTGCTGCCCGGCGATGTCGATTCCTTGTGGATTCACGCGCGAAGGCCTTCCGGTCGGACTGCAGATTGTCGCGGCACCCCGCGGCGAGGCCCGCGTGCTGGCGGGCGGGAAACTGCTCGAAACCATTCTCGGACTGGGAGCCCTCACCCCGATCGATCCGCGGCCGGGCACCTGA
- a CDS encoding ABC transporter ATP-binding protein: protein MIDNPLVSCRSVTRRFDGLVANDSIDLDVKRGEILGLIGPNGAGKSTLFNLIAGSFPVSFGVIEFDGRDITPFPAADRCGLGIARTYQVPRSFDSMSVVENVTVGAFVRYPGVLQARAKALDVLDYVGLAAHADASAADLTPPQKRRLEVARALATEPKLLLLDEVLTGLTPSEAAAGVDLIRKVRETGVTVVMVEHVMEVVMPLVDRAVVLHLGKVLAEGLPKEVVRDEKVIAAYLGDRHRVA, encoded by the coding sequence ATGATCGACAATCCGCTTGTCAGCTGCCGCAGTGTGACGCGTCGTTTCGATGGGCTGGTCGCGAATGATTCCATCGATCTCGACGTCAAGCGCGGCGAAATTCTCGGGCTCATTGGCCCCAATGGTGCGGGCAAATCGACGCTGTTCAATCTGATCGCCGGTTCGTTTCCGGTGTCGTTCGGTGTTATCGAATTTGATGGCCGGGATATTACGCCGTTCCCTGCTGCCGATCGCTGCGGTCTCGGCATTGCCCGGACCTATCAGGTGCCTCGCTCGTTCGATTCCATGTCCGTGGTCGAGAATGTCACGGTCGGGGCGTTCGTGCGCTATCCCGGTGTTCTGCAGGCCCGCGCCAAGGCGCTCGATGTTCTCGACTATGTCGGCCTTGCGGCCCATGCCGATGCGTCTGCAGCGGACCTGACGCCGCCGCAGAAGCGCCGCCTCGAAGTGGCGCGTGCTTTAGCGACCGAACCGAAGCTGCTGCTGCTCGATGAAGTGCTGACCGGGCTGACACCGAGCGAAGCAGCGGCGGGTGTCGATCTGATCCGAAAGGTGAGGGAGACCGGCGTCACCGTCGTCATGGTCGAACATGTGATGGAAGTCGTCATGCCGTTAGTGGACCGCGCCGTGGTGCTGCATCTCGGCAAGGTGCTTGCGGAGGGCCTGCCCAAAGAAGTGGTGCGCGACGAGAAGGTGATCGCCGCCTATCTGGGGGATCGCCACCGTGTTGCTTGA
- a CDS encoding SDR family oxidoreductase produces the protein MFTDRLLAGRKILVTGGGTGLGKAMAAKFLSLGAEIHICGRRKGVCEETAAELMKLHGGKVTAHGVDIRDSAAVDAMIEEAFKDGPLTDLINNAAGNFISRTQDLSPRGFDAVANIVMHGTFYVTHAVGKRWIAGGHRGNVVSITVTWVRNGSPYVVPSAMSKSAIHAMTMSLATEWGRYGIRLNTIAPGEIPTEGMSKRIKPGDEAGARTIAMNPMGRVGHMSELENLATFLISGGCDWINGETIAMDGAQALAMGGNFYQLRDWKDSDWSAARDAIMAQNEKDKAKRA, from the coding sequence ATGTTCACAGATCGACTTCTCGCGGGCCGCAAAATCCTGGTAACCGGCGGCGGCACTGGGCTCGGCAAGGCCATGGCCGCGAAGTTTCTCAGCCTTGGCGCGGAAATCCACATCTGCGGCCGCCGCAAAGGCGTCTGCGAGGAGACCGCCGCCGAATTGATGAAACTGCACGGCGGCAAGGTCACGGCCCATGGCGTCGATATTCGCGATTCCGCTGCTGTCGATGCGATGATCGAGGAAGCATTCAAGGACGGCCCCCTCACCGACCTGATCAACAATGCGGCGGGAAATTTCATTTCACGCACGCAGGATCTCTCGCCGCGCGGCTTCGATGCGGTCGCCAACATCGTGATGCACGGCACGTTCTATGTCACCCATGCGGTCGGCAAGCGCTGGATCGCAGGCGGCCATCGCGGCAACGTCGTCTCCATCACCGTGACGTGGGTGCGCAACGGCAGCCCCTACGTGGTCCCCTCGGCCATGAGCAAGTCCGCGATTCATGCCATGACCATGTCGCTCGCCACCGAATGGGGCCGTTACGGCATTCGGCTCAACACCATCGCGCCCGGTGAAATTCCGACGGAAGGCATGAGCAAGCGCATCAAGCCCGGCGACGAAGCCGGCGCGCGCACGATCGCCATGAACCCGATGGGCCGCGTCGGTCACATGAGCGAGTTGGAAAACCTCGCGACGTTCCTGATTTCCGGCGGCTGCGACTGGATCAACGGCGAGACCATCGCGATGGACGGCGCGCAGGCGCTGGCCATGGGTGGCAACTTCTACCAATTGCGCGACTGGAAGGATTCCGACTGGAGCGCAGCACGCGACGCCATCATGGCGCAAAACGAAAAGGACAAGGCGAAGCGCGCTTAA
- a CDS encoding acyl-CoA synthetase has protein sequence MSASVKRETGIVSGDRRKTRDEVNERAGLIAGGLAALGVKQGDSVGILMRNDIAFLESAYAVMSLGAYAVPINWHFKGDEVAYVMGDSGARVLIGHADLLHGLDGVVPAGVTMLSLPPPPEIAASNRIDPALCLAARGTIDFDTWLAKQTPYDGPALPQPQNMIYTSGTTGHPKGVKRYAPTPEQSASMEAMRALIYGLKPGVRALLPGPLYHSAPNAFGLRAGRLGDLLVIMPRFDAEEFLRIIDQQKIDNVFMVPTMFTRLLKLPEHVRKSYDVSSLRHIIHAAAPCPADVKRAMIEWFGPVIYEFYGSTESGAVTFANSEDALKKPGTVGKISPGAELRFIGDDGRILPQGEIGEIYSRIAGNPDFTYHNRPEKRSEIERDGFITSGDVGYIDADGYVFICDRKRDMVISGGVNIYPAEIEAVLHGLPGVHDCAVFGIPDEEFGEALMAVVEPQPEAKLDVAAIREQLKLSLAGYKVPKHIEVQQNLPREDSGKIFKRRLRDPYWERAGRKI, from the coding sequence ATGTCAGCTTCGGTTAAACGTGAGACGGGAATCGTCAGCGGTGACCGCCGCAAGACGCGCGATGAGGTCAACGAGCGGGCGGGTCTGATCGCAGGCGGGCTTGCCGCGCTCGGCGTCAAGCAAGGCGACAGCGTTGGAATCCTGATGCGCAATGACATTGCGTTTCTCGAGTCGGCATATGCTGTCATGTCGCTCGGGGCCTATGCGGTTCCGATTAACTGGCATTTCAAGGGCGATGAAGTTGCCTATGTCATGGGCGATTCCGGCGCGCGTGTGCTGATCGGCCACGCCGATCTGCTGCACGGGCTCGATGGCGTCGTTCCCGCCGGTGTCACCATGCTCAGCCTGCCGCCTCCGCCGGAAATCGCCGCAAGCAACCGGATCGATCCTGCGCTTTGCCTGGCTGCGCGTGGCACCATCGATTTCGACACATGGCTTGCCAAGCAAACGCCATATGACGGTCCCGCGCTGCCGCAGCCGCAGAATATGATCTACACGTCCGGCACTACCGGGCACCCCAAGGGCGTCAAGCGCTATGCGCCCACGCCGGAGCAAAGCGCGTCGATGGAAGCGATGCGCGCGCTGATCTATGGACTGAAGCCCGGCGTGCGTGCGCTTCTGCCGGGGCCGCTGTATCACTCCGCGCCCAATGCGTTCGGCCTGCGCGCCGGACGGCTCGGCGATCTGCTGGTCATCATGCCGCGCTTCGACGCCGAGGAGTTCCTGCGGATCATCGATCAGCAGAAGATCGACAACGTCTTCATGGTGCCGACGATGTTCACCCGGCTCCTGAAGCTGCCCGAGCATGTTCGTAAGTCCTACGACGTTTCTTCCCTGCGCCATATCATCCATGCCGCAGCGCCATGTCCGGCCGACGTCAAACGCGCCATGATCGAGTGGTTCGGCCCGGTAATTTACGAATTCTACGGCAGCACGGAATCCGGCGCGGTGACGTTCGCCAACTCCGAGGATGCGCTGAAGAAGCCCGGCACGGTGGGGAAGATTTCCCCCGGCGCCGAACTGCGGTTCATCGGCGACGACGGTCGGATTTTGCCGCAGGGGGAGATCGGTGAAATCTATTCGCGCATCGCCGGAAATCCCGATTTCACCTATCACAACCGGCCCGAGAAACGCTCTGAAATCGAACGGGACGGTTTCATCACCAGCGGCGATGTCGGCTACATCGATGCGGATGGCTACGTCTTTATCTGTGACCGCAAGCGCGACATGGTGATCTCCGGTGGCGTCAACATCTATCCGGCCGAGATCGAGGCTGTGCTGCATGGACTTCCCGGCGTGCACGACTGCGCCGTGTTCGGAATTCCCGACGAGGAGTTCGGCGAGGCGCTGATGGCGGTGGTCGAGCCCCAACCGGAAGCCAAACTTGACGTTGCCGCGATCCGTGAACAGCTGAAGCTCTCGCTGGCGGGCTACAAGGTGCCCAAGCATATTGAAGTCCAGCAGAATCTTCCGCGCGAGGATTCCGGCAAGATCTTCAAGCGGCGGCTGCGCGATCCGTATTGGGAGCGCGCCGGACGCAAGATTTAG
- a CDS encoding crotonase/enoyl-CoA hydratase family protein, with product MTDTDTILVEREGPVTIVSINRPERKNAVDGATARRLFDAFRAFDADPNSSVAVFTGTGGAFCAGADLKAVALGDREKKRELGGHDTIAPMGPSRLRLSKPVIAAVEGHAVAGGMELALWADMRVVGEGATFGIFCRRFGVPLIDLGTIRLPRLIGHSRAMDLILTGRPVDAKESFDIGIANRLVPKGEARAHAVALAQELARFPQGCLRNDKRSALRQWDLEEEDAINDEMQGGLGIIASGETLEGATRFASGQGRHGSFG from the coding sequence ATGACCGACACCGACACGATTCTTGTCGAGCGCGAGGGACCCGTCACCATCGTTTCCATCAACCGGCCCGAGCGCAAGAATGCCGTCGATGGCGCGACGGCGCGCCGCCTGTTCGATGCCTTCCGCGCATTCGATGCCGATCCGAATTCTTCAGTTGCGGTGTTCACCGGCACCGGCGGCGCGTTCTGCGCCGGCGCCGATCTGAAAGCCGTCGCGCTGGGTGATCGCGAGAAGAAGCGCGAGCTCGGTGGTCACGACACCATCGCACCGATGGGCCCGAGCCGTTTGCGTCTCAGCAAGCCGGTGATCGCGGCGGTCGAAGGCCATGCCGTTGCCGGCGGAATGGAACTGGCGTTGTGGGCGGATATGCGCGTGGTGGGAGAGGGTGCGACCTTCGGCATTTTCTGCCGCCGCTTCGGTGTGCCGCTGATTGATCTCGGCACCATCCGGCTGCCGCGGCTGATCGGGCATTCGCGCGCGATGGATCTGATCCTCACAGGACGTCCGGTCGATGCGAAGGAGTCGTTCGATATCGGGATCGCCAATCGCCTTGTGCCGAAGGGCGAGGCGCGGGCACATGCTGTTGCTCTAGCGCAAGAGCTTGCGCGTTTCCCGCAAGGCTGCCTGCGCAACGACAAGCGCTCCGCGCTGCGTCAATGGGATCTCGAGGAAGAAGACGCGATCAACGACGAGATGCAGGGTGGTCTTGGCATCATCGCCTCCGGGGAGACGCTTGAAGGAGCCACGCGCTTTGCCAGCGGGCAAGGCCGGCATGGATCATTCGGATAA
- a CDS encoding alpha/beta fold hydrolase: MILTVDGAEVFATTGGKPFNPELPLVVFLHGAGFDHSMWALFSRWFSHHGYSVLAPDLPGHGRSKGQPIASIAGMADWTIKLIDAAGAKKAGLVGHSMGSLVALDAAARYPDRISALSLIGVGGAMPVSPDLLNAAKDNNHDAIDMVSIWGFGFAAGLGGSQAPGLWMMGGGQRVLELGKPGALHNDLAACNDYKDALAAAAKVTAPTTLILGERDMMTPLKSGRQLAAAISGSTPVVLPGAGHMLTAERPDDVLKALIASHA, encoded by the coding sequence ATGATTTTGACTGTGGACGGCGCTGAGGTATTCGCAACGACGGGCGGCAAGCCCTTCAATCCGGAACTGCCGCTGGTTGTTTTCCTGCACGGCGCCGGGTTCGATCATTCGATGTGGGCACTGTTCAGCCGGTGGTTTTCCCATCACGGCTACAGCGTGCTGGCACCGGATCTTCCGGGGCATGGGCGCTCCAAGGGACAACCCATTGCGTCCATCGCAGGCATGGCGGACTGGACGATCAAGCTGATCGACGCCGCAGGCGCGAAGAAGGCCGGGCTGGTCGGTCATTCAATGGGTTCGCTGGTCGCGCTGGATGCCGCCGCGCGCTATCCCGACAGGATTTCCGCGCTCTCGCTAATCGGCGTCGGCGGGGCGATGCCGGTGTCCCCTGACCTGCTCAATGCGGCAAAGGACAACAACCACGACGCCATCGACATGGTCTCGATTTGGGGCTTCGGGTTCGCCGCAGGTCTCGGCGGCTCGCAGGCGCCCGGCCTGTGGATGATGGGTGGCGGCCAGCGCGTACTCGAACTTGGCAAACCGGGCGCGCTCCATAACGATCTCGCCGCCTGCAACGACTACAAGGACGCGCTCGCTGCTGCGGCGAAGGTCACCGCACCAACCACACTCATTCTCGGCGAACGGGACATGATGACGCCGCTCAAATCGGGCAGGCAACTCGCGGCCGCGATTTCCGGCTCGACGCCGGTGGTGCTGCCGGGCGCAGGCCACATGCTGACAGCGGAACGGCCGGACGATGTGCTGAAGGCACTGATCGCTTCACATGCCTAG
- a CDS encoding ABC transporter ATP-binding protein yields the protein MLLEVANLTTAYRGLIAISDISINVDSGEIVTVAGANGAGKSTLLKSIAGMEKPKSGTVSFVGDRIDNIPAHLITARGLAFVPENKRLFPRLSVADNLRLGSYLHRGSPDRDSPLEFVFKLFPRLEERLSQRAATLSGGEQQMLAIARALMTRPRLLMLDEPSQGIMPKLVDEIFRAVQQIRANGVTVLLVEQRLSESLEISDRAYVLQTGKVVMSGPAADIRSNPEVRRIYLGM from the coding sequence GTGTTGCTTGAAGTAGCGAACCTCACCACGGCCTATCGCGGCCTGATCGCGATCTCCGATATTTCGATCAACGTCGATTCCGGCGAGATCGTCACCGTCGCCGGGGCAAACGGCGCGGGCAAATCCACATTGCTGAAATCCATCGCCGGGATGGAAAAGCCGAAATCGGGAACGGTCAGTTTTGTCGGCGACCGGATCGACAACATTCCGGCGCACCTCATCACCGCGCGTGGACTGGCCTTTGTACCGGAGAACAAGCGGTTGTTCCCGCGCCTCAGTGTTGCGGACAATCTGCGGCTCGGCAGTTACCTGCATCGCGGCAGCCCGGATCGCGACAGCCCGCTTGAATTCGTGTTCAAGCTGTTTCCGCGACTCGAAGAGCGCCTATCGCAACGCGCGGCCACGCTGTCCGGCGGCGAGCAGCAGATGCTGGCGATTGCCCGCGCCCTGATGACACGGCCGCGCCTGTTGATGCTGGACGAGCCGTCGCAGGGCATCATGCCGAAGCTGGTCGATGAGATTTTTCGGGCGGTTCAGCAGATCCGCGCCAATGGCGTGACCGTTCTGTTGGTCGAACAGCGTCTGTCGGAAAGCCTCGAGATTTCCGACCGTGCGTATGTGCTGCAGACCGGCAAGGTGGTGATGAGCGGCCCGGCTGCCGACATCAGATCCAATCCGGAGGTCCGGCGGATCTACCTAGGCATGTGA
- a CDS encoding ABC transporter substrate-binding protein → MRFTKPLCAAVAAGFLVAATGSAMAQKKYDTGATDTEIKIGNIIPYSGPASAYGVVGKAMEGYFKKLNEEGGINGRKVNFISYDDAYSPPKAVEQTRKLVESDEVLLVFGALGTPSNSAIQKYMNAKKTPHLFLATGATKWNDPKAFPWTMGWLPSYQSEGRIYAKYLLKEKPDAKIAVLYQNDDFGKDYLKGIQDGLGAKKSMIVAEESYELSEPTIDSHIVKLKSLNPDVLVIFTTPKFGAQTIKKVGELGWKPTMIIANVSASTATVMKPAGLDNAQGVISASYAKDASDPQWNNDPGMKEFKAFHAKYVPEANVADSSLLTGYNMAQTMAAVLKQCGDDLTRANVMKQAANIKGLQQGGLLPGILISTSATDFSPIEQLQLMRFKGERWELFGGVLDGEAGGER, encoded by the coding sequence ATGCGTTTCACGAAACCGCTATGCGCTGCTGTTGCGGCAGGATTTCTGGTCGCCGCGACCGGAAGCGCCATGGCCCAGAAAAAATACGATACGGGCGCAACCGATACAGAGATCAAGATCGGCAACATCATTCCCTATAGCGGCCCCGCTTCAGCCTATGGCGTCGTCGGCAAGGCGATGGAAGGCTATTTCAAGAAGCTTAATGAAGAAGGCGGCATCAACGGCCGCAAGGTCAACTTCATTTCATATGACGACGCCTACAGCCCGCCGAAAGCGGTCGAGCAGACCCGCAAGCTGGTCGAAAGCGACGAAGTGCTGCTGGTGTTCGGCGCGCTCGGCACGCCGTCAAACTCGGCGATCCAGAAATACATGAACGCCAAGAAGACGCCGCACCTGTTCCTCGCGACCGGCGCGACCAAGTGGAACGATCCAAAGGCGTTTCCGTGGACCATGGGCTGGCTGCCGAGCTACCAGAGCGAAGGCCGCATCTATGCGAAGTATCTCCTGAAGGAGAAACCTGACGCCAAGATCGCCGTGCTCTATCAGAACGACGACTTCGGCAAGGATTACCTGAAGGGGATTCAGGATGGCCTGGGCGCCAAGAAGTCCATGATCGTTGCGGAAGAAAGCTACGAGCTGTCGGAGCCGACCATCGATTCCCACATCGTCAAGCTGAAGTCGCTGAACCCCGACGTTCTCGTGATCTTCACGACACCCAAGTTCGGCGCGCAGACCATCAAAAAGGTCGGCGAACTCGGCTGGAAGCCCACGATGATCATCGCCAACGTCAGCGCATCGACAGCGACCGTGATGAAGCCTGCGGGTTTGGATAACGCGCAGGGTGTTATTTCCGCCTCCTACGCAAAGGATGCATCCGACCCGCAGTGGAACAACGATCCCGGCATGAAGGAATTCAAGGCGTTTCACGCCAAGTATGTACCCGAAGCCAACGTCGCGGACAGTTCCCTTCTCACCGGCTACAACATGGCGCAGACCATGGCCGCAGTGCTGAAGCAGTGCGGCGATGATCTCACCCGCGCCAACGTCATGAAGCAGGCTGCCAACATCAAGGGGCTCCAGCAGGGTGGCTTGCTGCCTGGTATTTTGATCAGCACCAGCGCGACGGACTTCTCGCCCATCGAACAGCTGCAACTGATGCGGTTCAAGGGCGAGCGCTGGGAGCTGTTCGGCGGCGTCCTTGACGGCGAAGCCGGCGGTGAACGCTAA